A genomic segment from Bos taurus isolate L1 Dominette 01449 registration number 42190680 breed Hereford chromosome 1, ARS-UCD2.0, whole genome shotgun sequence encodes:
- the ZSCAN23 gene encoding zinc finger and SCAN domain-containing protein 23 isoform X1 yields the protein MSNLVFQPGITPRPRALGVWSLSYWITIGNSDICLFISTYFTYSCPLSILEELQRETVSKKLKATALALQTPEMHEGLLAVKVKEEKGDHTRMGQEPGLSGDNPHTREIFRRRFRQFCYQETPGPREALRRLQELCHQWLRPEMHTKEQILELLVLEQFLTILPEELQAWVREHRPVSGEEAVIVLEDLERELDEPREQVPARDHEQKELVKEKAALGTAQESSSSQLQTLEERPQWNLRGVGPIQEIDNETGTWNVELAPKRELSKEKKSLVEAPEKLNGDTIPVPEYGETCDQEGRLERQRGSSSVERPYVCSDCGKSFTQNSILTEHQRTHTGEKPYECDECGRAFSQRSGLFQHQRLHTGEKRYQCSVCGKAFSQNAGLFHHLRIHTGEKPYQCNQCSKSFSRRSVLIKHQRIHTGERPYKCDKCGKNFIYHCNLIQHRKVHPMAESS from the exons ATGTCGAATCTAGTTTTCCAACCAGGAATCACACCCAGGCCTcgtgcattgggagtatggagtcttagttACTGGATCACCATTGGAAATTCTGACATTTGTCTCTTTATTAGCACTTATTTTACATACAGTTGCCCACTCTCCATCCTTGAGGAGCTTCAAAGAGAAACAGTTTCCAAGAAATTAAAAG CCACAGCCTTGGCCCTTCAGACTCCAGAGATGCACGAGGGACTTctagcagtgaaagtgaaagaggaaaagggggacCACACAAGAATGGGCCAGGAACCTGGCCTGTCAGGAGATAACCCTCATACCAGGGAGATCTTTCGTAGACGCTTCAGACAGTTCTGCTACCAGGAGACACCAGGGCCCCGAGAGGCTCTTCGAAGACTCCAGGAGCTCTGCCATCAGTGGCTGAGACCAGAGATGCACACCAAAGAGCAGATCCTGGAGCTGCTGGTGCTGGAGCAGTTCCTAACCATCCTGCCTGAGGAGCTCCAGGCCTGGGTGAGAGAGCACCGCCCAGTGAGTGGAGAAGAGGCGGTAATTGTGCTGGAGGATTTGGAGAGAGAGCTGGATGAACCAAGAGAGCAG GTCCCAGCCCGTGATCATGAACAAAAGGAGCTTGTGAAGGAGAAAGCAGCTCTAGGAACAGCCCAGGAGTCATCAAGTAGCCAGCTCCAAACCTTGGAAGAGCGGCCTCAGTGGAACTTGAGAGGGGTGGGCCCGATTCAGGAGATTG ACAATGAGACTGGAACTTGGAATGTGGAGTTAGCTCCAAAGAGGGAGCTgtctaaagaaaagaaatctctTGTGGAGGCACCTGAAAAACTGAATGGTGATACTATTCCAGTGCCTGAATATGGAGAGACCTGTGACCAGGAAGGTAGACTGGAGAGGCAACGGGGAAGCTCTTCAGTGGAAAGACCCTATGTCTGCAGTGACTGTGGGAAAAGCTTCACCCAGAATTCCATCCTTACTGAGCACCAGAGAACGcacacgggcgagaagccctATGAGTGTGATGAGTGTGGGCGGGCCTTCAGCCAGCGGTCAGGCCTGTTCCAGCACCAGAGACTCCACACTGGGGAGAAGCGCTATCAGTGCAGCGTTTGTGGCAAAGCCTTTAGCCAGAATGCTGGGCTTTTTCATCATCTCAGGATCCACACGGGGGAAAAGCCGTACCAGTGCAATCAGTGCAGTAAGAGCTTTAGTCGACGTTCTGTCCTCATTAAgcatcagagaattcacactggagaaagaCCTTATAAATGTGACAAATGTGGCAAGAACTTCATCTACCATTGCAACCTCATCCAGCATCGGAAAGTCCACCCCATGGCTGAATCCAGCTAG
- the ZSCAN23 gene encoding zinc finger and SCAN domain-containing protein 23 isoform X2 — protein MHEGLLAVKVKEEKGDHTRMGQEPGLSGDNPHTREIFRRRFRQFCYQETPGPREALRRLQELCHQWLRPEMHTKEQILELLVLEQFLTILPEELQAWVREHRPVSGEEAVIVLEDLERELDEPREQVPARDHEQKELVKEKAALGTAQESSSSQLQTLEERPQWNLRGVGPIQEIDNETGTWNVELAPKRELSKEKKSLVEAPEKLNGDTIPVPEYGETCDQEGRLERQRGSSSVERPYVCSDCGKSFTQNSILTEHQRTHTGEKPYECDECGRAFSQRSGLFQHQRLHTGEKRYQCSVCGKAFSQNAGLFHHLRIHTGEKPYQCNQCSKSFSRRSVLIKHQRIHTGERPYKCDKCGKNFIYHCNLIQHRKVHPMAESS, from the exons ATGCACGAGGGACTTctagcagtgaaagtgaaagaggaaaagggggacCACACAAGAATGGGCCAGGAACCTGGCCTGTCAGGAGATAACCCTCATACCAGGGAGATCTTTCGTAGACGCTTCAGACAGTTCTGCTACCAGGAGACACCAGGGCCCCGAGAGGCTCTTCGAAGACTCCAGGAGCTCTGCCATCAGTGGCTGAGACCAGAGATGCACACCAAAGAGCAGATCCTGGAGCTGCTGGTGCTGGAGCAGTTCCTAACCATCCTGCCTGAGGAGCTCCAGGCCTGGGTGAGAGAGCACCGCCCAGTGAGTGGAGAAGAGGCGGTAATTGTGCTGGAGGATTTGGAGAGAGAGCTGGATGAACCAAGAGAGCAG GTCCCAGCCCGTGATCATGAACAAAAGGAGCTTGTGAAGGAGAAAGCAGCTCTAGGAACAGCCCAGGAGTCATCAAGTAGCCAGCTCCAAACCTTGGAAGAGCGGCCTCAGTGGAACTTGAGAGGGGTGGGCCCGATTCAGGAGATTG ACAATGAGACTGGAACTTGGAATGTGGAGTTAGCTCCAAAGAGGGAGCTgtctaaagaaaagaaatctctTGTGGAGGCACCTGAAAAACTGAATGGTGATACTATTCCAGTGCCTGAATATGGAGAGACCTGTGACCAGGAAGGTAGACTGGAGAGGCAACGGGGAAGCTCTTCAGTGGAAAGACCCTATGTCTGCAGTGACTGTGGGAAAAGCTTCACCCAGAATTCCATCCTTACTGAGCACCAGAGAACGcacacgggcgagaagccctATGAGTGTGATGAGTGTGGGCGGGCCTTCAGCCAGCGGTCAGGCCTGTTCCAGCACCAGAGACTCCACACTGGGGAGAAGCGCTATCAGTGCAGCGTTTGTGGCAAAGCCTTTAGCCAGAATGCTGGGCTTTTTCATCATCTCAGGATCCACACGGGGGAAAAGCCGTACCAGTGCAATCAGTGCAGTAAGAGCTTTAGTCGACGTTCTGTCCTCATTAAgcatcagagaattcacactggagaaagaCCTTATAAATGTGACAAATGTGGCAAGAACTTCATCTACCATTGCAACCTCATCCAGCATCGGAAAGTCCACCCCATGGCTGAATCCAGCTAG